A genomic window from Pseudonocardia broussonetiae includes:
- a CDS encoding inorganic phosphate transporter: MELAAVVVVIVVALGFDYTNGFHDAANAIATSVSTRALAPRTALVMAAVMNMVGAFLGTEVASTVGSGIIEAPSGISGLVVVLAALIGAIVWNLVTWWFGLPSSSSHALIGGLVGAALAAAGTVQWDGVVQKVVIPMVLSPLVGFVLAGLVMLVLLWVFRNGRPLRLTRGFRYAQTVSAAAMALGHGLQDAQKTMGVIVLALVVGGYHEGFDIPWWVVVLSAGALSAGTYAGGWRIMRTLGRRIIDLDPPRGFAAEATASAVLYTTAFVFAAPISTTQTITSSILGVGATKRLSAVRWGVAGNIAVAWVLTIPMAGLSAALAFWAIHPLVG, translated from the coding sequence GTGGAGCTCGCCGCGGTCGTCGTGGTGATCGTCGTGGCGCTCGGCTTCGACTACACCAACGGCTTCCACGACGCCGCGAACGCCATCGCCACCTCGGTCTCGACGCGTGCGCTGGCCCCGCGCACGGCGCTGGTCATGGCGGCCGTGATGAACATGGTCGGGGCGTTCCTCGGCACCGAGGTCGCCTCCACGGTCGGCAGCGGGATCATCGAGGCGCCGAGCGGGATCTCCGGGCTCGTCGTCGTCCTGGCGGCGCTGATCGGCGCGATCGTCTGGAACCTGGTGACGTGGTGGTTCGGGCTGCCGTCGTCGTCGTCGCACGCGCTGATCGGCGGGCTCGTCGGCGCCGCGCTGGCCGCGGCGGGCACGGTGCAGTGGGACGGGGTCGTGCAGAAGGTCGTCATCCCGATGGTGCTGTCGCCGCTGGTCGGGTTCGTGCTGGCCGGGCTCGTGATGCTCGTGCTGCTGTGGGTCTTCCGCAACGGCCGCCCCCTCAGGCTGACGCGCGGGTTCCGCTACGCGCAGACCGTCTCGGCCGCGGCCATGGCGCTGGGCCACGGGCTGCAGGACGCCCAGAAGACGATGGGCGTGATCGTGCTGGCGCTCGTCGTCGGCGGCTACCACGAGGGCTTCGACATCCCGTGGTGGGTCGTGGTCCTGTCGGCGGGCGCGCTCTCGGCCGGGACCTACGCGGGCGGCTGGCGGATCATGCGCACGCTGGGCCGGCGCATCATCGACCTCGACCCGCCGCGCGGCTTCGCCGCCGAGGCCACGGCGTCGGCGGTGCTCTACACGACCGCCTTCGTGTTCGCGGCCCCCATCTCGACCACGCAGACGATCACGTCGTCGATCCTCGGGGTGGGCGCCACCAAGCGCCTGTCCGCCGTGCGGTGGGGCGTGGCCGGCAACATCGCGGTGGCCTGGGTCCTGACGATCCCGATGGCCGGGCTCTCGGCGGCGCTGGCGTTCTGGGCCATCCACCCCCTCGTCGGCTGA
- a CDS encoding MBL fold metallo-hydrolase: protein MAPIDHLVTSGTFSLDGGTWDVDNNVWIVGDENEVVVIDAAHDADAIAAAVGGRTVKAVVCTHAHDDHVNQAPALADRFSAPILLNPNESVLWDMTWPDRRPDGELADGQVITVGGIELRVLQTPGHSPGSSCLYSAELGTVFSGDTLFQGGPGATGRSYSSFDTIIESIRTTLLTLPGATTVRTGHGDSTSIGDELPHLEEWIAKGS from the coding sequence ATGGCGCCGATCGACCACCTCGTCACCTCCGGCACGTTCTCCCTCGACGGCGGCACCTGGGACGTCGACAACAACGTCTGGATCGTCGGCGACGAGAACGAGGTCGTCGTCATCGACGCCGCCCACGACGCCGACGCCATCGCCGCCGCGGTCGGGGGCCGCACCGTCAAGGCCGTCGTGTGCACCCACGCCCACGACGACCACGTCAACCAGGCCCCCGCCCTGGCCGACCGCTTCTCCGCGCCGATCCTGCTCAACCCGAACGAGTCGGTGCTGTGGGACATGACCTGGCCCGACCGCAGGCCCGACGGCGAGCTCGCCGACGGCCAGGTCATCACCGTCGGCGGCATCGAGCTCCGCGTGCTGCAGACCCCCGGCCACTCCCCCGGCTCCTCCTGCCTCTACTCGGCGGAGCTGGGCACGGTGTTCTCCGGCGACACCCTGTTCCAGGGCGGTCCCGGCGCCACCGGCCGGTCGTACTCGAGCTTCGACACGATCATCGAGTCGATCCGCACCACCCTGCTGACGCTGCCCGGGGCCACCACCGTCCGCACCGGCCACGGCGACTCCACCAGCATCGGCGACGAGCTCCCGCACCTGGAGGAGTGGATCGCGAAGGGCAGCTGA